The Aeromicrobium sp. Leaf245 genome includes a region encoding these proteins:
- a CDS encoding NADH-quinone oxidoreductase subunit C: MADEKKKKPARKKAADKATKPAVGDKTETVDAHTDTQDRSRDPKAARSGAAEAGAADAEATDDGAASADTSVVPSDAETLEVVDVREGMFGVHGTGDTSGYGGMTRPVAMPAPSQPPFGAGGTSWWDDVHGRLATLTEETGAIEKVVVDRGEITFFVRREALADTARHLRDDPALRFEFCSSLSAVHFPHETGRELHVVYHLLSMTHNRRIRLEVTCPDANPHVPSVVATYPTADWQEREAWDMFGIEFDGHPALTRILMPDDWQGHPQRKDYPLGGIPVEYKGGTIPSPDQRRSYS; this comes from the coding sequence ATGGCGGACGAGAAGAAGAAGAAGCCCGCGAGGAAGAAGGCCGCCGACAAGGCGACGAAGCCCGCGGTGGGCGACAAGACCGAGACGGTCGACGCCCACACCGACACGCAGGACCGCTCCCGCGACCCCAAGGCTGCTCGGTCCGGGGCTGCTGAGGCCGGGGCCGCGGACGCCGAGGCCACTGACGACGGGGCCGCGAGCGCCGACACCAGCGTGGTCCCCAGCGACGCCGAGACCCTCGAGGTCGTCGACGTCCGCGAGGGCATGTTCGGCGTGCACGGCACGGGCGACACGAGCGGCTACGGCGGCATGACCCGTCCCGTGGCCATGCCCGCCCCCTCGCAGCCACCCTTCGGTGCCGGGGGGACCAGCTGGTGGGACGACGTCCACGGCCGGCTCGCCACCCTCACCGAGGAGACCGGCGCGATCGAGAAGGTCGTCGTCGACCGCGGCGAGATCACCTTCTTCGTCCGCCGCGAGGCCCTCGCCGACACCGCCCGCCACCTGCGCGACGACCCGGCCCTGCGCTTCGAGTTCTGCAGCAGCCTCTCGGCCGTGCACTTCCCGCACGAGACCGGCCGCGAGCTGCACGTCGTCTACCACCTGCTGTCGATGACCCACAACCGCCGCATCCGGCTCGAGGTCACCTGCCCCGACGCCAACCCGCACGTGCCCAGCGTCGTGGCCACCTACCCGACGGCCGACTGGCAGGAGCGCGAGGCCTGGGACATGTTCGGCATCGAGTTCGACGGCCACCCCGCCCTCACCCGCATCCTCATGCCCGACGACTGGCAGGGCCACCCCCAGCGCAAGGACTATCCGTTGGGCGGCATCCCGGTCGAGTACAAGGGCGGCACGATCCCGAGCCCCGACCAGCGCAGGAGCTACTCGTGA
- a CDS encoding NADH-quinone oxidoreductase subunit D has product MTSTHETGTHDAYAGTSETPSGPVFTVTGQDWDTIDASAVDGDRIVVNMGPQHPSTHGVLRLILEIDGETVKDARPGIGYLHTGIEKNMEFRTWTQGVTFCTRMDYVAPFSNEAAYVAATERLLGIEDDVPEKAQVIRVLMLELNRISSHLVCIATGGMEIGALTVMTCGFRDRELILDLFEAITGLRMNHAYFRPGGVAQDLPAGGLQQLRDTVAVLKKRLPEYAALCNANPIFKGRLKGVGHLELDGCLALGLTGPPLRATGYDWDLRRKQPYWGYDTYDFDVVTWDEPDAYGRFRVRLEEMWQSMRIVEQAIDRLATLEGAPVMVDDPKIAWPAKLSVGSDGQGNSAEHIRHIMGESMEALIHHFKIVTEGFRVPPGQAYAAIEAPRGEIGCHVVSDGGTRPYRAHFRDPSFINLQGTSIMSEGGMISDVIVAIASIDPVMGGVDR; this is encoded by the coding sequence GTGACGAGCACCCACGAGACCGGCACTCACGACGCGTACGCCGGCACCAGCGAGACGCCGTCGGGACCGGTCTTCACGGTCACCGGCCAGGACTGGGACACCATCGACGCCTCGGCCGTCGACGGTGACCGCATCGTCGTCAACATGGGCCCGCAGCACCCGTCGACGCACGGCGTGCTGCGCCTGATCCTCGAGATCGACGGCGAGACCGTGAAGGACGCCCGCCCCGGCATCGGCTACCTGCACACCGGCATCGAGAAGAACATGGAGTTCCGCACCTGGACGCAGGGCGTGACCTTCTGCACCCGCATGGACTACGTGGCCCCCTTCAGCAACGAGGCCGCCTACGTCGCCGCGACCGAACGGCTGCTCGGGATCGAGGACGACGTCCCCGAGAAGGCCCAGGTCATCCGTGTCCTCATGCTCGAGCTGAACCGCATCAGCTCCCACCTCGTGTGCATCGCCACGGGCGGCATGGAGATCGGCGCGCTGACGGTCATGACCTGCGGGTTCCGCGACCGTGAGCTGATCCTCGACCTGTTCGAGGCGATCACCGGGCTGCGCATGAACCACGCGTACTTCCGCCCCGGCGGCGTGGCCCAGGACCTGCCGGCCGGGGGCCTGCAGCAGCTTCGCGACACCGTGGCGGTGCTCAAGAAGCGCCTGCCCGAGTACGCCGCCCTCTGCAACGCCAACCCGATCTTCAAGGGGCGCCTCAAGGGTGTCGGCCACCTCGAGCTCGACGGCTGCCTCGCGCTCGGTCTCACCGGCCCGCCCCTGCGCGCCACGGGCTACGACTGGGACCTGCGCCGCAAGCAGCCGTACTGGGGCTACGACACGTACGACTTCGACGTCGTCACCTGGGACGAGCCCGACGCCTACGGCCGCTTCCGGGTGCGCCTGGAGGAGATGTGGCAGTCCATGCGCATCGTCGAGCAGGCCATCGACCGTCTGGCGACCCTCGAGGGAGCGCCGGTCATGGTCGACGACCCGAAGATCGCGTGGCCGGCCAAGCTCAGCGTCGGTTCCGACGGCCAGGGCAACTCCGCCGAGCACATCCGGCACATCATGGGCGAGTCGATGGAAGCGCTCATCCACCACTTCAAGATCGTCACCGAGGGCTTCCGGGTCCCGCCCGGCCAGGCCTACGCGGCCATCGAGGCGCCGCGCGGCGAAATCGGCTGCCACGTCGTGTCCGACGGCGGCACCCGCCCGTACCGCGCGCACTTCCGCGATCCCAGCTTCATCAACCTGCAGGGCACGTCGATCATGAGCGAGGGCGGGATGATCTCCGACGTCATCGTGGCCATCGCCAGCATCGACCCGGTCATGGGAGGTGTCGACAGGTGA
- a CDS encoding isochorismate synthase, which yields MTSPPTPAVDTASAASPLPRPLVARTVEVDDPGPLLALLGRDVDAVAWVHHGDGLVGWGRAAAFSTDGPGRFERAHRWWREVTRHSVVRDEVEVPGSGLVAFGSFAFADDGRGSSLVVPEVLVGRRDGRSWVTVVGTSIRTAPELVPAEAPVHPTGIELVDGPVDSDAWQDVVAEAVRRIAAGQLDKVVLARDLVAELDEPLDVRAPLRRLARDYPGCWTFHVDGFFGSTPEMLVRLERGLVTSRVLAGTIRRTGDDTRDLALAASLARSSKDLEEHEYAVRSVAEALAPHCRSTNVPDAPFVLHLPNVMHLATDVTAVLRGDASALTLAAALHPSAAVGGTPTDAAVALIAEIEGLDRGRYAGPVGWIGAEGDGEWGIGLRSAQLEADGHRVRLFAGCGIVADSVPADELAESQAKLVPVRDALA from the coding sequence GTGACGAGCCCTCCGACGCCAGCCGTCGACACCGCCTCAGCAGCGAGCCCCCTGCCGAGGCCGCTCGTGGCCCGCACCGTGGAGGTCGACGACCCGGGCCCCCTCCTGGCCCTGCTGGGCCGCGACGTCGACGCCGTCGCCTGGGTGCACCACGGTGACGGGCTCGTCGGCTGGGGTCGTGCCGCCGCGTTCTCGACGGACGGCCCCGGCCGCTTCGAGCGCGCGCACCGCTGGTGGCGCGAGGTCACCCGGCACAGCGTCGTGCGCGACGAGGTCGAGGTGCCCGGGAGCGGCCTGGTGGCCTTCGGCAGCTTCGCCTTCGCCGACGACGGCCGCGGCAGCAGCCTCGTCGTCCCCGAGGTCCTGGTGGGCCGACGCGACGGTCGCAGCTGGGTGACGGTCGTCGGCACCTCCATCAGGACCGCGCCCGAGCTCGTCCCTGCCGAGGCTCCCGTGCACCCGACCGGCATCGAGCTGGTCGACGGGCCCGTCGACAGCGACGCCTGGCAGGACGTCGTCGCCGAGGCGGTGCGTCGCATCGCCGCCGGGCAGCTCGACAAGGTGGTGCTCGCCCGCGACCTCGTGGCCGAGCTGGACGAGCCGCTCGACGTCCGCGCCCCCCTGCGTCGCCTCGCCCGCGACTACCCCGGCTGCTGGACGTTCCACGTCGACGGCTTCTTCGGCTCCACGCCGGAGATGCTGGTGCGCCTGGAGCGCGGGCTGGTCACGTCGCGCGTGCTGGCCGGCACGATCCGGCGGACCGGCGACGACACCCGCGACCTCGCGCTCGCCGCGTCCCTCGCGCGGTCCAGCAAGGACCTCGAGGAGCACGAGTACGCGGTGCGCTCGGTGGCCGAGGCGCTCGCACCGCACTGCCGCAGCACCAACGTCCCCGACGCCCCGTTCGTGCTGCACCTGCCCAACGTCATGCACCTCGCGACGGACGTGACCGCCGTGCTGCGCGGCGACGCCAGCGCCCTGACGCTCGCGGCCGCCCTGCACCCGTCGGCGGCCGTCGGCGGCACCCCCACCGACGCCGCCGTGGCCCTGATCGCCGAGATCGAGGGACTCGACCGCGGCCGCTACGCCGGGCCGGTCGGCTGGATCGGGGCCGAGGGCGACGGCGAATGGGGCATCGGGCTGCGCTCGGCCCAGCTGGAGGCC
- a CDS encoding NADH-quinone oxidoreductase subunit A, with amino-acid sequence MNEYTPVLVLGALAAGFAVFSVGIAPFTGPKRYNRAKLDRYESGIEPSPLPEGGGKVSIKYFFTAMMFIVFDIEIVFLYPFAVAFDQMSWFAVFAILLFLVNVTIAYAYEWRRGGMEWT; translated from the coding sequence GTGAACGAGTACACACCCGTTCTCGTCCTGGGTGCGCTCGCGGCAGGGTTCGCCGTGTTCAGCGTGGGCATCGCCCCGTTCACCGGGCCCAAGCGGTACAACCGCGCCAAGCTCGATCGCTACGAGTCCGGCATCGAGCCGAGCCCGCTGCCCGAGGGCGGCGGCAAGGTGAGCATCAAGTACTTCTTCACCGCGATGATGTTCATCGTCTTCGACATCGAGATCGTCTTCCTCTACCCCTTCGCGGTCGCCTTCGACCAGATGAGCTGGTTCGCGGTCTTCGCGATCCTGCTGTTCCTCGTCAACGTCACGATCGCGTACGCCTACGAGTGGCGGCGCGGCGGAATGGAGTGGACCTGA
- the nuoE gene encoding NADH-quinone oxidoreductase subunit NuoE, whose protein sequence is MSELQSSTPAIDESTVDELRELMGRYPQARSALLPMLHLVQSVQGSVTAEGIELCAELLGLSAAEVSGVATFYTMYKRRTMGEHHVGVCTNTLCAVMGGDLIFERLKEHLDVGNDETTADGTVTLEHIECNAACDYAPVLTVNWEFMDNQTPESAVELVDRLRAGEQVTSSRGATITSWREAERVLAGFEDGRVDEGPSAGAASLVGLEIANERGWSAPPLDTTDGGSTSAAAESEAAGGGSGSRAEKDRAEAEADTSRAEDETVAEESDADVEGGGSKESGESDD, encoded by the coding sequence GTGAGTGAGCTGCAGTCGTCCACGCCGGCGATCGACGAGAGCACGGTCGATGAGCTGCGCGAGCTCATGGGGCGGTACCCGCAGGCGCGCTCCGCGCTGCTGCCGATGCTGCACCTCGTGCAGTCCGTGCAGGGCAGCGTCACGGCCGAGGGCATCGAGCTCTGCGCCGAGCTGCTCGGCCTCTCGGCGGCCGAGGTCTCGGGCGTCGCGACCTTCTACACGATGTACAAGCGTCGGACGATGGGCGAGCACCACGTGGGCGTGTGCACCAACACGCTGTGCGCGGTCATGGGCGGCGACCTGATCTTCGAGCGGCTCAAGGAGCACCTCGACGTCGGCAACGACGAGACCACCGCCGACGGCACGGTCACGCTCGAGCACATCGAGTGCAACGCGGCCTGCGACTACGCGCCGGTGCTGACCGTCAACTGGGAGTTCATGGACAACCAGACGCCGGAGTCGGCCGTGGAGCTGGTCGACCGGCTGCGTGCCGGCGAGCAGGTCACCTCCAGCCGCGGGGCCACGATCACCAGCTGGCGCGAGGCCGAGCGGGTGCTCGCCGGCTTCGAGGACGGCCGGGTCGACGAGGGTCCGTCCGCGGGAGCCGCGTCGCTGGTGGGTCTGGAGATCGCGAACGAGCGTGGTTGGTCCGCCCCGCCGCTCGACACGACCGACGGCGGCTCGACGAGCGCGGCGGCCGAGTCCGAGGCCGCCGGCGGGGGTTCCGGGTCGCGGGCGGAGAAGGACAGGGCCGAGGCGGAGGCCGACACCAGTCGGGCCGAGGACGAGACCGTGGCGGAGGAGTCCGACGCCGATGTCGAGGGTGGCGGCTCGAAGGAGAGCGGGGAGTCCGATGACTGA
- the nuoF gene encoding NADH-quinone oxidoreductase subunit NuoF: MTDVLTPVLSRNWADERSWTRAAYEERDGYAALRSALDMAPDEIVTLVKDAGLRGRGGAGFPTGMKWSFIPQDNPNPKYLVVNADESEPGTCKDIPLMMANPHELIEGVIIASLAIRAEQAFIYVRGEVLHVVRRLRAACREAYEAGYLGADVLGSGRRVDLVIHAGAGAYICGEETALLDSLEGRRGQPRLRPPFPAVEGLYASPTVINNVESIASVPAIVRGGIDWFGSMGTEKSKGFTLYSLSGHVKRPGQYEAPLGITLRQLLELGGGLRDGSELKFWTPGGSSTPILTAEHLDVPLDYEGVGAAGSMLGTKALQVFDQTTSVVRCVLRWTEFYKHESCGKCTPCREGTWWLVQVLQRLDAGEGREGDIELLLDLCDNILGRSFCALGDGATSPITSAVQHFRSEFEAGLHTPSGELFPPAASTLFPSEVTA; encoded by the coding sequence ATGACTGACGTGCTGACGCCGGTGCTGAGCCGGAACTGGGCCGACGAGCGGTCCTGGACCCGCGCGGCCTACGAGGAGCGCGACGGCTACGCGGCCCTGCGCTCGGCGCTCGACATGGCGCCCGACGAGATCGTCACCCTGGTCAAGGACGCGGGCCTGCGCGGCCGTGGAGGCGCCGGCTTCCCGACGGGCATGAAGTGGAGCTTCATCCCGCAGGACAACCCGAACCCCAAGTACCTCGTGGTCAACGCCGACGAGTCCGAGCCGGGCACCTGCAAGGACATCCCGCTCATGATGGCCAACCCCCACGAGCTGATCGAGGGCGTCATCATCGCGAGCCTGGCGATCCGGGCGGAGCAGGCCTTCATCTACGTGCGCGGCGAGGTGCTGCACGTCGTGCGCCGGCTCCGGGCCGCGTGCCGCGAGGCCTACGAGGCCGGCTACCTCGGGGCCGACGTGCTGGGTTCCGGCCGGCGGGTCGACCTGGTCATCCACGCCGGTGCGGGCGCCTACATCTGCGGCGAGGAGACGGCGCTGCTCGACTCGCTGGAGGGCCGCCGCGGCCAGCCCCGGCTGCGCCCGCCGTTCCCCGCCGTGGAGGGTCTGTACGCCAGCCCCACGGTCATCAACAACGTCGAGTCGATCGCCTCGGTGCCGGCCATCGTGCGCGGTGGCATCGACTGGTTCGGCTCCATGGGCACCGAGAAGTCCAAGGGCTTCACGCTCTACTCGCTGTCGGGCCACGTGAAGCGTCCCGGTCAGTACGAGGCGCCGCTCGGCATCACCCTGCGCCAGCTGCTCGAGCTCGGCGGCGGCCTGCGAGACGGCTCGGAGCTGAAGTTCTGGACCCCCGGTGGCTCATCCACCCCGATCCTCACCGCCGAGCACCTCGACGTCCCCCTCGACTACGAGGGCGTCGGCGCAGCGGGGTCCATGCTCGGCACCAAGGCCCTGCAGGTCTTCGACCAGACCACGTCGGTGGTGCGCTGCGTGCTGCGCTGGACCGAGTTCTACAAGCACGAGTCGTGCGGCAAGTGCACGCCGTGCCGCGAGGGCACGTGGTGGCTCGTGCAGGTGCTGCAGCGTCTCGACGCGGGCGAGGGCCGCGAGGGCGACATCGAGCTGCTGCTCGACCTCTGCGACAACATCCTCGGCCGGTCCTTCTGTGCGCTGGGCGACGGCGCCACGAGCCCCATCACGTCGGCCGTCCAGCACTTCCGCAGCGAGTTCGAGGCCGGCCTGCACACGCCGTCCGGCGAGCTGTTCCCGCCCGCGGCGTCGACCCTGTTCCCGAGCGAGGTGACCGCATGA
- a CDS encoding demethylmenaquinone methyltransferase, with protein sequence MTRAGLDKEPRDVARMFDTVARRYDLTNDVLSMGQDRRWRRRVVELVDPQPGERILDLAAGTGTSSEPFREAGATVVPCDFSLGMLQEGRRRFPHLPFVAGDGMRLPFADASFDAVTISFGLRNIHDPVQGLTELLRVTRPGGRIVVCEFSTPTWEPFDALYSNYLMRALPSIARRTSSNPESYVYLAESIRAWPDQKGLALRMVEAGWGRVEWHNLSGGIVALHHSVRP encoded by the coding sequence GTGACCCGAGCAGGCCTGGACAAGGAGCCCCGCGACGTCGCGCGCATGTTCGACACCGTCGCGCGTCGCTACGACCTGACCAACGACGTGCTGTCGATGGGACAGGACCGACGCTGGCGCCGTCGGGTCGTCGAGCTGGTCGATCCGCAGCCCGGCGAGCGCATCCTCGACCTGGCCGCGGGCACCGGCACGTCGAGCGAGCCGTTCCGCGAGGCCGGCGCCACCGTGGTCCCGTGCGACTTCTCCCTCGGCATGCTCCAGGAGGGCCGTCGTCGCTTCCCGCACCTGCCGTTCGTCGCGGGCGACGGGATGCGGCTCCCGTTCGCGGACGCCTCGTTCGACGCCGTCACGATCTCCTTCGGGCTGCGCAACATCCACGACCCGGTGCAGGGGCTCACCGAGCTGCTGCGCGTGACCCGCCCCGGCGGACGGATCGTCGTGTGCGAGTTCAGCACGCCCACGTGGGAGCCGTTCGACGCGCTCTACTCCAACTACCTCATGCGGGCGCTGCCGAGCATCGCGCGCCGCACGTCGTCGAACCCGGAGTCGTACGTCTACCTCGCGGAGTCCATCCGCGCCTGGCCCGACCAGAAGGGTCTGGCGCTGCGCATGGTCGAGGCGGGCTGGGGCCGCGTGGAGTGGCACAACCTCTCCGGCGGGATCGTCGCGCTGCACCACTCGGTGCGTCCCTGA
- a CDS encoding NADH-quinone oxidoreductase subunit B family protein, protein MGLEEKLPSGVLLSTVEGLAGYMRKASFWPATFGLACCAIEMMTFGAPRFDSSRFGMEVFRPSPRQADLMIVAGRVSNKMAPVLRQIYDQMAEPKYVLAMGVCASSGGMFNNYAIVQGVDHVVPVDMYLPGCPPRPEMLIDAILKLHDQIQHTKLGANRLAEIKADEQVALSATPTSAMKGLMR, encoded by the coding sequence ATGGGTCTCGAGGAGAAGCTGCCCAGCGGCGTCCTGCTCTCGACGGTGGAGGGCCTCGCCGGCTACATGCGCAAGGCGTCGTTCTGGCCCGCCACCTTCGGGCTGGCGTGCTGCGCGATCGAGATGATGACGTTCGGCGCGCCCCGGTTCGACTCCTCGCGCTTCGGCATGGAGGTCTTCCGCCCCAGCCCGCGCCAGGCCGACCTGATGATCGTCGCCGGCCGCGTGAGCAACAAGATGGCCCCCGTCCTGCGCCAGATCTACGACCAGATGGCCGAGCCCAAGTACGTGCTCGCCATGGGTGTGTGCGCCAGCTCCGGCGGCATGTTCAACAACTACGCGATCGTCCAGGGCGTCGACCACGTCGTCCCCGTCGACATGTACCTGCCCGGCTGCCCGCCGCGACCCGAGATGCTGATCGACGCGATCCTCAAGCTGCACGACCAGATCCAGCACACCAAGCTCGGCGCCAACCGCCTCGCCGAGATCAAGGCCGACGAGCAGGTCGCGCTGTCGGCCACGCCCACGTCGGCCATGAAGGGCCTGATGCGCTGA